One window of the Rissa tridactyla isolate bRisTri1 chromosome 9, bRisTri1.patW.cur.20221130, whole genome shotgun sequence genome contains the following:
- the ICE2 gene encoding little elongation complex subunit 2 isoform X2: protein MTKYSKKIKHFQVNAASQRELYTYLQMKEVVNNEMAEFMKFAQNAAKSCAKDYDAISEDGLRYTEELLRACIGHVQKYPEFYTLQEIMSIMGGKFHTQLTFRLEKNLLVMGTARRGKTNFPAMPVQLPTDYKTITSIISPEKKASIMHEDISSDSNAEKLALKYCPQVVLSNESLFTLLNNHGLNYKEQWEIPVCIKMIPVAGSKPTKVVYVDSPLMRKEMTVRERNQIFHEIPMDFLATKTSYVSISDVSMDKPAEDSLFQWDTSSDTYQYRKIPLPDDTGMDFDDDVTELETFGATVKLSRTSKMESTFPTVNNTAKVLSHGLKMGKKNTSTINSGDEEGKNTISEQGVSACASMQLPSLDGVLCFSPEENTSHKSFNSEDVVLNKAQHVMTKEVLGNETQLNTLSNAVSYKKESDAAQKNETYTSLCSSDTDEERLVIDTECKNTDCCQTTVPNTVSCTSAETAKSPSPTQIPLGSMTGGSDNMDQEKSASRKPTRKLSKEFDPVGQILKMQTALLKSPSQKAREQPVVSCDNSNAPPAHVPQSPKPLVTSSTETVPATASNPNSSSRNTWTWLFQGVPKRKLPNELQLLEEDPSEYKAPQDGNLVYKLFSLNDLLLLVRCNVQKVKSLPRYHKKKKAQKVTPIFLLPKLEYQPYYGVEALTESEVCRLWTESMLHSECLFYIGRIDAFTSKLIMLEKISPESLREKLGLIKPANSLNILHHILKKVSDLQEGSYLLTHAAGDSSVAIYKSSLDKTTRASYNLHKAHCDLPTVPATLSVPWVPLDPSLPLPYHMNHGRVPCTFPPAPQEATWKQKMTGAKGQSDTPYEGKPVAMETKGSPAKRFRNEGVATKKLQKNYCKQRMMKKKWKMKYKKTQLK from the exons gAATTATTACGTGCTTGTATTGGACATGTGCAGAAGTATCCTGAGTTTTACACGCTCCAGGAGATCATGAGTATCATGGGAGGGAAGTTTCATACACAGTTGACCTTTAGgctggaaaaaaatcttcttgtaATG GGTACAGCAAGACGTGGTAAAACAAATTTCCCTGCCATGCCTGTTCAACTGCCCACAGATTATAAAACTATTACATCTATTATAAGTccagaaaaaaaggcttctaTTATGCACGAA gatATTAGTTCAGattcaaatgcagaaaaacttGCTTTGAAATACTGTCCGCAAGTTGTTTTAAGTAATGAATCATTATTTACTTTACTGAATAATCATGGACTAAACTACAAGGAACAATGGGAAATTCCAGTTTGCATTAAAATGATCCCTGTTGCAG GTAGCAAACCAACTAAAGTGGTTTATGTTGATTCACCTCTGATGAGAAAGGAAATGACAGTAAGAGAGAGGAACCAAATCTTCCATGAAATTCCAATGGACTTTCTAGCAACTAAAACGTCTTACGTTTCAATTTCTGATGTATCAATGGACAAACCAGCTGAGGACAGTCTGTTTCAGTGGGAT ACGTCTTCCGATACCTACCAGTACAGGAAGATTCCTCTTCCAGATGACACAGGGATGGACTTTGATGATGATGTTACAGAACTGGAAACTTTTGGAGCAACTGTCAAGCTCTCAAGAACTTCTAAAATGGAAAGTACTTTTCCTACAGTTAATAACACTGCTAAAGTTTTATCACATGGcctaaaaatggggaaaaaaaatacatccaccATAAACAGTGGAgatgaagaagggaaaaacacCATTTCTGAGCAAGGAGTTTCAGCATGTGCTAGCATGCAGCTTCCATCATTAGATGGTGTTCTGTGCTTCAGCCCTGAAGAAAACACATCTCATAAAAGCTTTAATTCAGAGGATGTAGTACTGAACAAAGCGCAGCATGTCATGACCAAAGAAGTATTAGGCAATGAAACACAATTAAATACTCTATCTAATGCTGTTAGTTACAAGAAAGAGTCCGATGCTGCACAAAAAAATGAGACTTACACTTCTTTATGCAGTAGTGACACAGATGAGGAGCGTTTGGTCATTGATACAGAATGTAAAAACACGGATTGTTGCCAAACAACTGTACCAAACACAGTTTCTTGTACCTCAGCAGAGACTGCCAAATCACCTTCACCCACCCAGATTCCGTTAGGAAGCATGACTGGTGGATCAGATAACATGGATCAGGAAAAAAGTGCCTCCAGAAAGCCTACAAGGAAGTTATCCAAAGAATTTGATCCTGTCGGACAGATTTTGAAAATGCAAACTGCACTTCTCAAGTCACCTTCCCAAAAAGCTCGTGAGCAGCCAGTGGTGAGCTGTGATAATTCTAATGCTCCACCAGCTCATGTGCCTCAATCTCCAAAACCATTGGTGACCTCCAGCACAGAAACCGTGCCAGCCACTGCCTCAAACCCCAACAGCTCGTCTAGAAATACCTGGACTTGGCTTTTTCAGGGAGTTCCAAAGA gaaAGCTGCCAAATGAACTTCAGCTGCTTGAAGAAGACCCTTCAGAGTATAAAGCACCTCAGGATGGCAACCTTGTGTATAAGCTTTTCAGTTTGAATGATCTGTTGTTACTTGTGCGTTGCAATGTGCAAAAAGTGAAGTCATTGCCACGataccataaaaagaaaaaagcccaaaag GTTACTCCAATATTCCTGTTGCCAAAACTAGAATACCAACCCTACTATGGTGTCGAAGCTCTTACAGAAAGTGAAGTATGTCGGTTGTGGACAGAGAGTATGTTGCATTCGGAATGCTTATTTTATATTG gACGTATTGATGCTTTTACATCAAAGCTTATTATGCTAGAAAAGATTTCTCCAGAAAGTTTAAGAGAAAAACTTGGATTGATTAA gcCTGCAAATTCATTAAATATACTTCACCACATTTTGAAGAAAGTGTCTGA TTTGCAGGAGGGCTCTTACTTATTAACTCATGCTGCAGGAGATTCATCAGTTGCAATCTACAAGAGTTCTCTTGACAAGACGACGAGAGCATCATATAACTTACATAAAGCTCATTGTGATCTGCCTACTGTACCTGCCACTCTCTCGGTCCCATGGGTGCCGCTAGATCCCAGCCTCCCTTTGCCCTACCACATGAATCATGGAAGAGTTCCGTGCACCTTTCCACCTGCACCCCAGGAAGCCACGTGGAAACAGAAG ATGACTGGGGCAAAGGGACAATCTGACACACCGTATGAGGGAAAGCCAGTAGCTATGGAAACAAAAGGCAGTCCAGCTAAGCGTTTTAGAAATGAAGGTGTGGCTACAAAGAAGCTGCAGAAGAATTACTGCAAACAAAGaatgatgaagaaaaagtggaaaatgaaGTACAAGAAAACGCAACTGAAGTAG